The sequence CGAGGTCGAGCAAGAGGCTGCTGCCTTTTTGCTGCGGATAATAATTTACCGACGCGAGAACCAGCAATATCAATAAATTTCGAGTTAACTTTAATTTCATGGTTGAGTTCCTCGTTTTTAATACTATTTCAATAGCACAAACTTTTTGTTTAACGTTTTATCGCCCGCGTGCATAGTGAGGATATAAATCCCTGAGACAAGATTTCCCGGATTATATGTTATAGTATAATTACCCGCTTTTTTCTCGCCGTTCCACAACTTGTCTACCCTTCTTCCTAGTAAGTCATAGACTTCTATTACAACATGCTCGTTCTTTCTGATATTGAAAGAAATTTTTGAGGTCGAATTAAAAGGATTTGGCCAGAGACCTAATTCAATTGTATTATTCGACTGAGGATCTTCTTTTAAATTGGTGGTAATATTTAAGTCGCCGACAAAAGTTACGATCGAGCGAGAGGGCATATTAAATGTTTCGCCGGAAAAAAAATCCTTTCCCTCTTTCAAATCGTCGCCCGATTTGTTCGTAGTAATATATGGAGAAAGCTTTATTTGGTTTTGAAAACCTTTGAAATCGATTAATAAATCTTTTGAAGAATTGGACATATTAATCGCAACTACTATAACCCTCTTCTTCATTTTATTCCAATAAGCCGAAGCCATTACATTGTTGATATCCGAGGCGCCCTTGCAATCGATACGCACCGAGCCGGGTCTTATAAACCTGCTAAAATTTCCCAGCGCCCAGAGCAATTTCGACCTGTAAATCGAAGGATAATCGCCCGGATTTTTGTAGTCGGTATAAAGCAGTCCGTCTTTGAAATTTTCGGGCGAAACTGCCGTCCACCATTGCCATGCGCTGGCATTTAAAACGTTAAGGTCATAATGAATAATACGGGCAACGTTCAGAGCCGTATTAATCGACAAATCCCGTCCGCTTCCTCCCTCGCCGTTCGGTCCTTCGAGCTGACAATATTCCGTCATCCAGTATTTCCATCCTTTTGAAAAATAGGGCGACAAATAAAGGCTCAGATTAAATCGATCGGAATAAATTTCGTTCAATCGTTCCGACCAATAAGAATGACCGCACAAATTTTTACTGATTATTTTATTGACGGTAGTATCATCGCAAAAATCTTCGAGATAATTCCCGTAAAGTTTTCCGTATTTATTGGAAATGCCGTCGATGCGGCGAAACCAGGATTCGAGACTTCCCGCTTCGGGAATTATGATTTCGGTATTTAAATTTCTTTTTTCGAATTCT comes from Melioribacter roseus P3M-2 and encodes:
- a CDS encoding glycoside hydrolase — encoded protein: MEKKFIKYYALFFLVPLCSATTNNAQDYTITIDTTIQYQTIDNFGASDCWSFQNIGEWSESKKNEVADLLFSTDKGIGLSAWRFNLGGGKEYSRISHPWRSVNTYEVSKGVYDWNRQAKEAWFLQAAKQRGVEQFIAFVNSPPGRMTRNGFTNCDDGVGSTNLKDGYEIEFATYLADIIEHFRDEENIDFGFVSPVNEPYWEWNNGNQEGNRASNEDIKKIAKAIHAEFEKRNLNTEIIIPEAGSLESWFRRIDGISNKYGKLYGNYLEDFCDDTTVNKIISKNLCGHSYWSERLNEIYSDRFNLSLYLSPYFSKGWKYWMTEYCQLEGPNGEGGSGRDLSINTALNVARIIHYDLNVLNASAWQWWTAVSPENFKDGLLYTDYKNPGDYPSIYRSKLLWALGNFSRFIRPGSVRIDCKGASDINNVMASAYWNKMKKRVIVVAINMSNSSKDLLIDFKGFQNQIKLSPYITTNKSGDDLKEGKDFFSGETFNMPSRSIVTFVGDLNITTNLKEDPQSNNTIELGLWPNPFNSTSKISFNIRKNEHVVIEVYDLLGRRVDKLWNGEKKAGNYTITYNPGNLVSGIYILTMHAGDKTLNKKFVLLK